Proteins from a single region of Cytophagia bacterium CHB2:
- a CDS encoding 50S ribosomal protein L19, which yields MNIINALTAQQLRNDHPDFWPGDTVAVHHKVVEGDKERTQTFEGVVIQRRGNGINETFTVRKVSEGIGVERIFPLHSPNIEKIDHLRRGKVRRARLYYLRELKGRAARIEEKR from the coding sequence ATGAACATCATCAATGCCCTAACCGCGCAGCAACTACGCAACGATCACCCGGATTTCTGGCCCGGCGATACCGTGGCGGTGCATCACAAGGTCGTGGAAGGCGACAAAGAGCGCACGCAGACGTTTGAAGGCGTCGTGATTCAGCGCCGCGGCAACGGCATCAACGAAACCTTCACGGTGCGCAAGGTTTCCGAAGGCATCGGCGTAGAGCGTATTTTTCCGCTGCATTCGCCCAACATCGAGAAGATCGATCACTTGCGTCGCGGCAAAGTGCGGCGCGCGCGCTTGTATTATTTGCGCGAATTGAAAGGCCGCGCTGCCCGTATTGAAGAAAAAAGGTAA